In Musa acuminata AAA Group cultivar baxijiao chromosome BXJ2-8, Cavendish_Baxijiao_AAA, whole genome shotgun sequence, one genomic interval encodes:
- the LOC135619242 gene encoding uncharacterized protein LOC135619242 isoform X2: protein MCYKAYGSGKEDSPPCDVPGFENTRMKLLRHVSFVDCPGHDILMATMLNGAAIMDGALLLIAGNESCPQPQTSEHLAAVEIMRLQHIIILQNKIDLIQESAAINQHEAIQKFIQGTIADGAPVVPISAQLKYNIDVVCEYLVKKIPIPERNFISPPNMIVIRSFDVNKPGSEVDEIKGGVAGGSILRGVLKVNQFIEVRPGIVVKDESGNIKCTPIYSRIVSLYAEQNELQFAVPGGLIGVGTTMDPTLTRADRLVGQVLGEVGSLPDVFVELEVNFFLLRRLLGVRTKGTEKQGKVSKLTKGEILMLNIGSMSTGARVVAVKNDLAKLQLTAPVCTSKGEKIALSRRVEKHWRLIGWGQIQAGGTLEVPPCPI from the exons GGCCATGATATTCTTATGGCTACTATGCTTAACGGTGCTGCAATTATGGATGGAGCCTTACTTCTTATAGCTGGAAATGAGAGTTGCCCACAGCCTCAAACGTCTGAACATCTGGCTGCTGTTGAAATCATGCGTCTGCAACATATTATTATTTTACAAAATAAGATTGATCTAATCCAGGAAAGTGCTGCAATTAATCAACATGAAGCAATCCAGAAGTTTATTCAG GGTACTATTGCTGATGGAGCTCCTGTGGTGCCAATATCTGCTCAATTGAAATATAATATTGACGTTGTCTGCGAGTATCTTGTTAAGAAAATCCCTATTCCAGAGAGAAACTTTATTTCACCTCCAAACATGATTGTCATCCGTTCTTTTGATGTGAACAAGCCCGGCTCTGAGGTTGATGAGATAAAAGGTGGTGTTGCAGGTGGAAGCATCCTTAGG GGTGTTTTAAAGGTGAACCAGTTTATTGAAGTTCGTCCTGGTATCGTTGTTAAAGATGAGAGTGGGAATATAAAGTGCACCCCTATATACTCGAGGATTGTTTCACTATATGCTGAACAAAATGAGCTTCAATTTGCCGTGCCCGGGGGGCTCATTGGTGTAGGCACTACAATGGATCCCACATTAACTCGTGCTGATAGGCTGGTAGGTCAGGTTCTTGGTGAAGTTGGTTCGCTGCCTGATGTCTTTGTTGAGCTGGAG GTGAACTTTTTTCTCCTCCGGAGGCTTTTGGGTGTCAGGACAAAAGGGACAGAGAAACAAGGGAAGGTGTCTAAGCTGACGAAGGGCGAAATCCTGATGCTCAACATAGGATCTATGTCCACGGGGGCTCGAGTCGTTGCTGTGAAGAATGATCTGGCGAAGCTGCAGCTTACTGCACCAGTGTGCACAAGCAAAGGGGAGAAGATTGCCCTGAGCCGGCGTGTTGAGAAGCACTGGCGTCTTATCGGCTGGGGCCAGATTCAGGCTGGCGGAACCCTGGAAGTCCCACCCTGCCCCATCTGA